In Mus pahari chromosome 16, PAHARI_EIJ_v1.1, whole genome shotgun sequence, the DNA window ATGGGAACATGCAATCTGATTGGATAATAATTGCTGGGTGCATGCAAATAAGGGGATTCAAGCAGTGCTTTCTGATTGGCTAATCCATCATCAATCAGCCAATCAGGTGGTGAGTATAAGCTGCCATTAGACTATAAATAGGCGTGGACAGGGGGACCTCATTTACCGCTTTAAGGCTTTTGAAGAGTCATGTCTGGCCGTGCAAAGCAGGGTGGCAAGGCTCGTGCCAAGGCCAAGTCTCGCTCTTTCAGAGCAGGTTTGCAGTTTCCTGTGGGCCGTGTGCACCGGCTTCTTCGCCAAGGGAACTACGCAGAGCGAATTGGGGCTGGCACACCAGTGTACCTGGCGGCGGTGCTAGAATACTTGACAGCTGAGATCCTCGAGCTGGCGGGCAACGCGGCCCGCGACAACAAGAAGACGCGCATCATCCCGCGCCACCTGCAGCTGGCCATCCGCAACGACGAGGAGCTCAACAAGCTGCTGGGCCGCGTCACCATCGCGCAGGGCGGCGTCCTGCCCAACATCCAGGCCgtgctgctgcccaagaagacCGAGAGCCACAAGTCCCAGACCAAGTGACTCCTGCACGAGTGACAGCAGCTAACAGCCTAAAACAAAAAGGCTCTTTTCAGAGCCACCTTCATTTTCACGAAAAGCTGTGCATGTCAATTTTTCTTCTGAACAGGTATAATCAACGATGGTCAACTTCAGACTTCATTTGGACCTCTATCAGCTGTTAATACTGACAGTGGTAAGACCTTCCATTCGGGTAGGAAAGTAGAGGTGTTTAAGGGTAGTGTGAATGAAGTATCACTCAATTAAAAGTAAACCACTGACTCAACTCCTCCTTAGCTGAAAACACAGGATGATCCAGTTCTGCAATTTCTCAAAAGGGCCTTAAAAAACAATCTATTGTAGTATCGGCACTACAAAATGAGTAAAAGGCTAGAATGTTGATCAAACAAgcccatttagaaaaaaaatgagtcactCCTGTCAGTTTTGAGGGCTGGGGTAAAAGGTTTATCAATTTGTAGTTTTTATGAATGTTTGCACGTAGTATCCTCTACCGAGGATAGTTATATAGGGTTAGATATCTTAGAACTGGAGCAACTGGCCATTGGGAGCTGCCATAGGGATATTAGGAACCAAGCTTAGATCCTTTGCGAAAGTAGCAAATGTTTTTAGTATTTGTTTCATCTGTCCATCCCAATTGTCATAATTTTTTGAAATCCAAGAGTGGGTATTTTTAGAGTTTTTAGctagaaaataaaaccatttgatttatttattcattttgtaaatgCTTACTGACTCCATCTGCTGAGCTAGGCCTAACTGGaagctctggcctctgtacaatcttatcaaggcctagaatgttctcagcctctgagacttactgctgaataagctcaccctttctagttctttctgatctctggctgactgactcaactcagctgttctggctcaaacttgtctccaagctgactgattcaatctagcttcttttcagtttcttactgaattactctgcttggcctcatactaatttggcaatctgttctaatcttctgggtCACTCTGTCTTCACCTGTTTCTATTTGTTCTCTCTTTAGCCCCTCTCTataaaactctcccagtaaaactgttacatctcttctctctgccccttaagtggcttcccttttctctcttcttggaagacttgggcatatcctattctgccAAGTCTTACCACTTTGTGTGCCCCTCAACCAGACTTTTACACCCAAGTGCTCacttctacaaattaactttaccttcattgttttggaATTAAAGATGTTATACTAAGGACCTGTCTGTATCCCAACTAGTAGGAATTAatggtgtgtgctaagggctgaaccacaccacaactagaaacaggttttttcagtaaataacacaatcccAAGGTTCACAGCatgataaaatatcctgcaacacaaaacttcaatttaaaaggaaaaaacaagttTATTTATAGTAACATTGTGACAATAGCCTCCTTTGCCAATCTGAGAGCTGCTGTACAAACCACAGCTGTCTCAACTTTGGGGGATTCTTCTGCTATACCtacctccccctcttccctgcccccGAACCAGCAAAAGTTAGGTGAGATTACCAATGCAGAATGAGTGTCTGGTCAGTATTTTTGGGTAACCATTACACAatctgaacagaaaaccaattttTTGATGATGGGGTAGCTCTAAGATCAGTCTCCTCTGCAGACTGTTGTCCAGACTTAACTGCTAATGAGGCTTGCCTTGGGGTCATGCATGGTCTAGGCAGCCTGTAGCTAACATTCTTAGGCTAAGAATAAGGTCCTGCTAACTCccaggtttttcttttatgtgcactAACTTAGTTTGAAATTCAGTTTGAAACGGAGCTAGTTTTTAGCCATTATGTTCCACACCATTTATGGCAAATgtactcataaatatttttactattcATTAGGTTTGTGACAATTCTTGAgaccaaatgaaaaaaatcttagggAAAAGATAGTTTCGTCTCCTCTGAAAAGTCATGGATTTCTTATTAGGGACCACTGAAGTCAGAATGGTTAAATACCGTCTTCAAGTTATGAGGCAAAATAAATCTCCAAGTGCTGCCCTCAAATTATTTTTGCAtgagaaagatattttaaaagttaggaTAGACTTCCCTGTGTAGTCAGAACTGATCTTGAACtggctcctccttcctcagcctgctgagAGCTGCCTTACACAGCTtcactaccacacccagttctGGAGGTTACATATTAAAATGGACCGAAAATCTGTTGGAGGTGAAGAGTttggagtttttttgttgttggtttgtttgtttgtttggtgggtgggtggtgtgggttgtttgtgttgttgttgttgttgatgttgctttgctatctttaatctttttttacagtccagtcgttatccccctcccattgccctccaacagttcctcatccctcTGAAGTCTCTCAAAGgtgaggtgcatcttctctcaatgaggccagaccaggcaggcctctgctgtatatgtgtcagaggCCACtgaccagccagtgtatgctgcATGATTGGTGGCtctgtgtctgagagatcttgggggtccaggtttgttgagactgctggtcttcccatggggtcaccctccttctcAATTTCTTacagcctttctctaattcaaccacaggggttcccGACTTAAGTCCGTTGATTGAGTATAAGTATCTGCGtctgtgtcagtcagctgcttgttaggcctctcagagggcagccatgccaggctcctgtcggtaagcacaccatagcatcagtaatagtgtcaggacttggagcatccccttgagatggatcccaatttgggccagtcactggaccccccttccctcagtctctcctccatttttgtccctgcagttctttcagacaggaacaattctgggccagAGTTTTTGACCGTGGAATGACAACCTCATCCCTCCagttgatgccctgtctttctactggaggttaactctacaatttccctctccccactgtagggcatttcatctaaggtgcttctctttgaatcctgagagtcactcacctcccaggtctctggtacattctagagggtccccctacctcccacctcccactttccaaggttgcatatttccattcattctgctggcccttggtGCTTcactcccccaccaccaccacatacaccagtacctgatcatgttcccctttccccctgcccccctcccctcttcctccttctctctgacctctgctttcttctccctcccaagtgagattgaggcatcctcacttgggcccttcagtttgTCAACCTTGAGTTCTGTGAGTTGTTTCCTGGGTATTCTGGACtgttttgctaatatccacttattagtgagtacataccatgcatatccatTTGGGTCTAAGATAGGAGGTGAAGAGTTTGGGGGTAATGTCAAGAGCATAGATTTTGTGACAACTGGGTATTAGTTGTGAAAAAAGAGCACCAGGAATGTAATGTTGGAGCTCAAGGAGATTGAGAAGTTTAAAGAACGGCCTAAGGCTGAATGGAAATCTTATGAAAATGTAATTTCAGGATTGAGCCAGGTTCCAGCAGGCAACAACTCAGCAGCTTTGGTTTTATCAAGGGAAATCCAGTGTAAAGGCATAGTGCAATCTTCTGCAGTTAAGGAAGTCTGCTGAAGCTAGGCCTGTGGCATGAGAGACCCTGCATGGGGGTCCAGAAAGGCCACTGAATGAAGAAAGTGAAGCCTAGATTGCATTAGAGACCACAAAATAATAGAGATGCCAGGGCCATGGgcacctgccaaggaaagctgcagaCAGAACCTGGAACCAGACCAGGAGGGAGAACTGTGTTGCAGTGAACAAAGCTAAAAGGAGTGGGACATATGACAAGCCATCTAACAAGTCCTCTGATGTCATTGGGCACAGAGATGTAGACTTTGGAGTGTGCCCTGATGGCTTTccaacttgctttggtccagtatttcctaaATAcgcttcattttcttattttgaaatggtaatatatattctCATGTCAATTAATTACACTATTTGAATCAAAATGGAACAcagctttgttctttttataaattcTACACTTAAAACTTGCTGGTCCAGAAGGCTTGGaagtaaaaaatggaaaagatacatttcaggtaaaaaaaaaaatttaaaaactctattacttattttgtaatattaatatcattatagtagaaataatttttaaaaatcattatttaatgtttaattcttttttatgtcGAAAAtggaaatacatctttaaaaaatatttcagagggctggtgagatggttcaacggttaagagcactgactgcttttctggaggtcatgagttcaaatcccacaaccacatggtggctcacaaccatccgtaatgagaaacaaataaaaaaacctatggccagagcgagcaggggccagaacagagggagagggcaaggggaaaaaatatttcagagacagaaatagacacaTCTGTGattaatgtgtattttaaaatatgtcttacAAAAAGATaactatacatatgtatgttaaaaacacaataaagcaCAACCCTAAACCTCTGGCCCTTTGGTACTGGGTTCTACTATCTGGGTCTCAGCCTTACTGTATTCCCCTGTGTTTCCTTGCTTTAGTTTGTCTCACCACTGTTCTTTAATTAGCAACTACTTGTGGCACAGACAAGTACTCTAATCAAATGTTTGTTATGCTGGAAGTTTTAAAATGGATTATAAGGCAGCAATTTTATGCCCGTTGTTTAAATCATTGTAGAACAAGAATGGCCTGTTAGAGGTTATTTGAACCTGTTTTTAGGTATGGTGTGGCTCAGCACTTAACACACACCTTCAATTCTTCTGGcaagaatacagacacacctttggcactcacctttaatcccaaacaatgaaggtaaagttagtttgcagaAGGAGGCACCCGTGTTTGAAAGTGaggtctaattgagtggcagaaaaataggaccaatcagagaaagatttgatagaataggatatgcccaactctcccaagagagaaaagggaagctacATAAGGGAGAGTCAGTCAGTCCAGGAAGAAGAGGGTACAGTACAGGACTACTGTAGAGTTTGTGGAGAGCAGGGCAGTAGAGCTGAGAGAGAGCATAGAGCAGCacggagaaggaaaaggaggcagtcttactgggagagttttacagagagagattgaagagagaacaagctagacgcAGGTGAAGAcaaaaggagccagagaatgaggagtcagaagattagaaaagattgctaaagttagtatgagggggagggggagagagagcaaaGCACCTCCCTTCACAaattctgagtgagattcaatgtctatgtggtatgtgtatgaatgtgtggtatgtgtgtggtgtgtgtgtggtatgagtgtgtggtAAATGCGCATTATATGTATGATTTGTGTGgtgtatatagtatgtatgtagtgtgtgtagcACATAGgaatgtgtatggtgtgtatattaAGTGTgtagtatgagtgtgtgagtatatggtatgtgtgtattagTTTGTGATATTTGTGTGTATAACTATGGTTTGTGTgtctgatgtatgtgtgtggtgttatgtgtgtgtgtgcccatagtGTTTTTCTGGGTTCATGAATATGtggtgtatgatgtatatgtctTGTTTGTACATGCCATAGTGTTTATGATGTATatgtagtttgtgtgtatgtgatgcatGTGGTTTGTGTGggtatatctatatatgtgtgtagtttgtatgtatactttatatatattcatgtatgtggtatatgtgtgatttatatgtttatatgtgaggtgtatgcatatacatacatgtacccaGTTAGTGCTATCTTACAAAATGTCTCTTTGGGTCTATTCAAAATTTTAAACAGTAATCTGGTTCCTCTTCATATCccataattattaaaattcttaaaaatgcaattttacttttgttgcttttcagcattaaaaaaaaatgtaagccacAGTAAACCTTTCTTGGAATAGTTATAAATTCTGAATACAAGAGTCTTACGGAGCAGTTGAATATTTAGACCGTGTAgagtacatggtgtgtgtgtgtgtgtgtgtgtgtgtgtgtgtgcgcgcgcgtgtgcttgcgcgcacacacacacacccgagtACATTTGTATACCAAGTATCAAATTCCTTGGTAATCTGAAATGCAGTTACACGTGCACTCCATTGAAGTCAAATATAATCACAGCTGACACTAGGGGGGCCCAGCAGGCACTGCATGTGAACAGCGATCTATCATTACCCAATTTCTACATTGATGCTGAAGAAACCGAGTCGTCAGATTCTGCATGTCTCATTAAGTCTAGAGAGAAAATTAGAAATCAGTGCTCACGGTTTCAAACTGCATTTCAACTTCAGCATCACGAGACTGGCAACAGCTTCGCAGGCTGCCCACAAATCCACAGACCTTGTGCTGGTTTCGTTCTCCCTGCTGTGGGCACAGGATTCACACAGGTCTGGTTAGAAACCTGCCCTGTCTACTTCTCACCTGGGTGGTTTGGACCCAGACCTCTCCGTGTCTCCGAGCCGTTCCTACTTCGTCGAGTTCCTAAGACCAAGTCAAAGTCATGAACAGATGCGCTATCATTTTCTTCACCCAGAGCAGTGATTGTCAGCCCAGTGCAGTCCTCCCAGCAGACAACTATAACGTCCAGAGACACTTTCAGTTATTCAaacatggtggtggtgatgctgacCTTTCTTAGATACAGAAAAGGAGATCCCTCCGCATCTTacagagcacagcacagcctACCTCAAGAAAGAGGCATCCCCCACAATGGTAACATCCTTTGCTGAGAGATGATTTCTTTTTGGACAGATTCTATTTGATGCTCTGGAAATACAATGTAACAAGTACAAAGATCGGTCCATTGAGGAAATAGTGATCAATGCTACAGCTATGCCTGACAGCAGTGTGGGGATGGGAACGGTGCAGAAAGCTCAGAGAACGCTCCTTGTTCAGAACAATCCAAAGCAAATAGCCCTGGATCGACCCAGCTCTCCATCCACCTTTCCCACTGGAGTTCCAAGTCAGTTGTTAGTAACAGCGAACTCACTATCTCAAGAATTTGGGGACATCTTTTCTGGGTGATTTTGTTCAGGCTCTCTCCTGAGGTTGAACTCACACTGTCTACCCAGGCTGCAGCCTGTTAAATGATCTGTGTGCCTGGAGATAAGTTTCTAAGCTCACAGATGTGACCGGGAGCAGAAGCTTCCAGTCTTGCTATCTGGCTCTCCCTAGGGCTGATCCCAACATGCAACTGGCTTCCCAAGGGCGAGCCCTTCAAGAAAACAAGGCACTGTGGCCAAGACAGAAGCTTTGGGTCTTTTCTAAATTCATCTCTGAAGTAACAGACCCACCTTGCTACCATTGTTCGGGGGATGGGGAAGCCCCAAAGGTCTGAGTACCAAGTGATACCACTTCAGCCCCAGACTGTGGGACACCTTTACTGGTAGACTTTGAATCAGTGTTGCCCAAATTTGTTAAGTCATGGAGTTCCCTGGCTCCTGATTGTGAATAaagttcaggctggtcttgacctaCAAAAAACCCTCCACAGGAGGAGGGTTATTAACAAAAAAGTGCTTCAATTTGTTTTGATGACCAGGAACATTTAGGGAATGTCCTAAATTACCTGAAACTACCAAATGAGTACTTGTTGGAAAAGCAGAACTTTGATGTCCAAgacctaataaaatatatatatatatatatatatatatatatatatatatatatatttttttacttaatttgttatgagtatgggtgttttggctggatgtgtatctgtgtaccacagGGTACCCGTgaatgataaaagaaataaaaagaaaaggagtggaCATGACTGTTCCTAATTATGGTGGAAGAGAAGGTTTATTATAAGCATGTGgtagaggcagagccagaggcaggcacatctgggAGAATCCTCAGTTGTCATGACCCTGAGCCATGtcggggagaggggagggaaagggagagaggggaaccacatacagcagccaggaggccaaaggtacaAAAACGGGCAagtaaccaaaatgtctggactatacagagaagagcctctggggaagggaagcccagcccctgggctgaagCATTCAGGGTAGAAGGCAGGGTATGCCCACCACACCCTGTATcaagtagggactgagggatgctgggagaacctagaggccaggtctgctttgatcaGCTGCTTGTTTGACACTTAACAGCTCGGTAcctgcaggggccagaagagggcactggattccagTGGACAGGAGTGACAAggcgtgagctgccatgtaggggctgggaattgacaggtcctctaaaagagcagtcagtccgTGTTCTTATTCAccaagccacttctccagctataaaatataaaagctgtAAGCTTCACCTTCCCCAGGGCAGAGATGCTGCAGCATCTTCCTTTGGTAATAGCTTTGAAATTGTCCCTTCTGGGATGCCTGTACCACAGACAGCCTTGGACCCCACCCGTTATTTAGCAATTCCCTTACCACTGGGCATTTCAGGATTTGGAAGAGGTTTTCCAAGTATACATAGTACTGAACAAACTtcttttgaaagagaaatgtgtttcattttctctccttGGGATAAATGAATAGAAGGGGAGTTTCTATTTCAGAAGTCaatttccatttcctccctcttttgttacatttgagaagaaaataacattatGAACCTCCTCAGACACCATTGGCCAGACTTCGCCATATGAATTCACAACAGCCTTGGTTGTTCTGCACACTGACCCAGATTCCTGGGAAGCAAGTCTAGCCCCTTGGTCACTTGTCACCAGTCTGTCCCTCTGAAGGGCAAcgttcattttctttcagaagtaCCAAACTTAGCTTTCAAATCAAGTTGTTGGGAAGGCCACAGGTATATTTGATGGTGAACCACAAGGCCCTCCATCTGACACGACTTCCCTCTCAGATGCTT includes these proteins:
- the LOC110333735 gene encoding histone H2A type 4, which translates into the protein MSGRAKQGGKARAKAKSRSFRAGLQFPVGRVHRLLRQGNYAERIGAGTPVYLAAVLEYLTAEILELAGNAARDNKKTRIIPRHLQLAIRNDEELNKLLGRVTIAQGGVLPNIQAVLLPKKTESHKSQTK